A genomic region of Candidatus Marimicrobium litorale contains the following coding sequences:
- a CDS encoding SDR family NAD(P)-dependent oxidoreductase has protein sequence MAGLLEGRSALVVGASSGIGSAIALRLGEEGARVVVASRRENEGSAVVDAIIAAGGNAGFRHVDVGSTAAVSKLLEDVVTEYGALHVAVNNAGIEGTPFVPTADYKEEVFDAVIDTNLKGVWRCMKYEIPCMVDGGTIINMSSIAGLGANEMMGCAYTASKHAVIGMTKTAAREYADRGLRINAICPGVIDTDIARRSLLQDQKVSRKVLKMHPLGRLGTPQEVADAVVWMACDQSSFMTGHALVLDGGASC, from the coding sequence ATGGCCGGCTTGCTGGAGGGTAGAAGCGCATTGGTGGTGGGCGCCAGCAGTGGCATCGGCAGCGCGATCGCGCTGCGTCTTGGCGAAGAGGGTGCACGGGTCGTGGTTGCATCACGGCGCGAAAACGAAGGCAGCGCGGTGGTCGATGCGATTATCGCAGCAGGCGGCAATGCCGGCTTCCGACACGTGGATGTTGGTTCCACCGCAGCGGTGAGCAAGTTGCTGGAAGATGTCGTAACCGAATACGGCGCCCTGCATGTTGCGGTAAATAATGCCGGCATTGAGGGTACTCCCTTTGTGCCTACTGCCGACTATAAGGAAGAGGTATTTGATGCGGTGATCGACACCAATCTCAAGGGCGTCTGGCGCTGTATGAAGTATGAGATTCCCTGCATGGTCGACGGCGGGACGATCATTAATATGTCGTCCATCGCTGGTCTCGGTGCGAATGAGATGATGGGCTGCGCTTATACTGCCAGCAAGCATGCCGTTATAGGAATGACAAAAACAGCGGCCCGAGAGTATGCGGACCGTGGCCTCAGGATCAATGCGATATGTCCTGGAGTCATCGACACCGATATTGCCCGACGCAGTTTGTTACAAGATCAGAAGGTATCGCGAAAGGTATTAAAAATGCACCCGCTGGGTCGGTTGGGAACACCGCAAGAGGTCGCCGATGCGGTTGTTTGGATGGCCTGTGACCAGTCATCCTTCATGACAGGGCACGCGTTAGTGCTCGATGGCGGAGCATCATGTTAA
- a CDS encoding TetR/AcrR family transcriptional regulator: MGQLNALIQQGQITDPDSPRGRLLDQAAQLFRQKGYERTTVRDIAGAVGIQSGSIFHHFSSKEDILRSVMSEALIYFTEILRDAISRAEGPRDKLLACIRSELQFTIGPDTTAIMSVLISEWRSLSSEVQQDILQYRDVYEQLWLDALQDTEEAGLLAGDMFVTRRLIAGAIHWTPYWFQLDGELSLEDLAMETLQMICCGKDIR, from the coding sequence ATGGGACAACTCAATGCGCTGATTCAGCAGGGGCAGATCACGGACCCCGACAGCCCCCGCGGGCGTCTGCTCGATCAGGCTGCGCAGCTGTTTCGCCAGAAGGGATACGAACGCACAACGGTCCGTGATATTGCCGGTGCGGTAGGGATTCAGTCGGGCAGTATTTTTCATCACTTTTCCTCCAAGGAAGATATTCTTCGTTCGGTTATGTCCGAGGCTCTTATTTACTTTACCGAGATTCTCAGAGACGCGATTAGCAGAGCCGAAGGTCCACGAGATAAGCTGCTGGCCTGTATCCGCAGTGAACTGCAGTTCACCATCGGTCCTGATACGACGGCGATCATGTCAGTATTGATATCCGAGTGGCGCTCGCTGTCGAGTGAGGTACAGCAGGACATTCTTCAATACCGCGACGTCTACGAACAGCTCTGGCTGGACGCTTTGCAAGACACCGAGGAAGCCGGGCTACTGGCGGGTGACATGTTCGTCACACGCAGGTTGATCGCCGGGGCCATTCACTGGACGCCTTACTGGTTTCAGCTCGACGGCGAATTGTCGCTGGAAGATCTGGCGATGGAAACTCTGCAAATGATTTGTTGCGGTAAGGACATCCGCTGA
- a CDS encoding acyl-CoA dehydrogenase family protein has product MLFTPEHNELRRSLRNFIGTELNPHVDEWERAGFTPLHEIMPKMACLGLLGIDKPTAYGGLGLDYSFAMVAHETFGEVDSAGVKLGIDVQTSMATPALAKFGSDVLREEFLRPAIAGEQVCSIAVSEVGGGSDVASIQTRARASGEDYVISGSKMWITNATQADWICLLVNTSDKAPHRNKSLVIVPTDLPGFSVSPPLEKLGMRSSDTAQIFLDEVRIPQRYRIGEEGQGFAYQMQQFQEERLSCISNLRPLEIAIERTIEYCAQRTVFGKPVLDNQVVHFRLAELQTDIEAVRALFYRAAEHYIDDKDVTQLASMAKLKIGRLSREVADACLQYWGGQGYMWENPVSRLFRDGRLVSIGGGTDEVMLSIIAKGMGTLPTRDPADS; this is encoded by the coding sequence ATGCTGTTTACACCTGAACACAACGAACTTCGACGCAGTTTGCGCAATTTCATCGGCACGGAACTGAATCCCCATGTCGATGAATGGGAACGCGCTGGCTTCACTCCACTGCATGAAATAATGCCCAAAATGGCATGCCTCGGGCTGCTGGGTATCGATAAGCCCACCGCCTACGGTGGCTTGGGACTGGACTACAGTTTCGCCATGGTCGCCCACGAGACGTTTGGCGAAGTCGACAGCGCTGGAGTGAAGCTGGGTATCGATGTGCAGACGTCGATGGCGACACCGGCCCTCGCAAAATTCGGCAGTGACGTATTACGCGAAGAATTTCTGCGACCCGCTATTGCTGGTGAGCAGGTCTGCTCAATTGCCGTAAGCGAGGTGGGAGGCGGCTCTGATGTTGCCTCTATACAAACCCGTGCGCGCGCGAGCGGCGAAGACTATGTAATCAGCGGTAGCAAAATGTGGATTACCAACGCGACTCAGGCCGACTGGATTTGCCTGCTGGTGAATACCTCAGACAAGGCCCCACACAGGAACAAGTCCCTGGTCATCGTGCCTACCGACTTACCAGGCTTCAGCGTGAGTCCACCGCTCGAAAAACTGGGCATGCGTTCTTCAGATACCGCGCAGATTTTTCTCGACGAGGTCCGTATTCCACAGCGTTACCGTATCGGTGAGGAAGGGCAGGGATTTGCCTATCAAATGCAACAGTTTCAGGAGGAACGGCTGTCCTGCATCAGCAACTTACGTCCACTCGAAATCGCCATTGAGCGCACCATTGAATACTGCGCGCAGCGTACCGTATTCGGCAAACCCGTACTGGATAATCAGGTGGTGCATTTCCGACTGGCCGAATTGCAGACTGATATAGAGGCCGTACGGGCACTTTTTTATCGAGCAGCCGAACATTACATAGATGATAAAGATGTTACTCAACTGGCTTCAATGGCGAAATTGAAAATCGGGCGCCTCAGCAGAGAAGTAGCCGACGCCTGTCTGCAGTATTGGGGTGGACAAGGTTATATGTGGGAAAACCCCGTCTCGCGTTTATTCCGGGATGGCAGACTGGTTTCCATAGGGGGGGGTACAGACGAGGTTATGCTCTCGATCATCGCCAAAGGGATGGGAACGCTGCCAACCAGAGATCCGGCAGACTCCTGA
- a CDS encoding cytochrome P450, protein MNEEKLLVDQADIDEHAIDLEALLQLGPMAPVSNPYRIYAALRRDDPVIETTDMMPADAPRSFLITRYADVRSTLKNDKVFSSDIVQRTMGIVMGPTVVGMDGKEHLKHRTLITPSMAPRVLRDGGFQETVRRTADRAIDVFISEGEADLHCDFCFQFPLAVFVSLLGLPADELGQVHQWGRDLCLVAHDPATGLLASEKLLNYLTPIVQAKREKPESDMIGTLVTAEIDGEQLSDFEVVSFLRLLVLAGAETTNHLLGTACFAMLNDPQLMERVRIDRTLVTPLINEAMRWESPISTVMREAAVDTKIAGVSIPAGASVLCHIGAANRDERQFTHPDLFDIDRADNEHISFGYGPHYCAGSHLAKLEAEVALNAILDRLHNLRVAPGGSSRMIGFSFRGPDSLPVIFDHAEASC, encoded by the coding sequence GTGAATGAGGAAAAACTGTTGGTAGACCAGGCTGATATCGACGAGCACGCGATCGATCTTGAGGCACTGCTGCAACTGGGGCCAATGGCGCCGGTTTCGAATCCTTACAGGATCTATGCAGCCTTGCGTCGGGATGACCCGGTCATTGAAACAACGGACATGATGCCCGCCGATGCGCCGCGCTCTTTTCTGATTACGCGCTATGCGGATGTGAGGTCAACTTTAAAGAACGATAAAGTTTTCTCCAGTGATATTGTGCAGCGTACGATGGGGATTGTCATGGGTCCAACCGTAGTCGGGATGGATGGAAAGGAGCATCTGAAGCATCGCACCCTGATTACGCCTTCTATGGCGCCCCGTGTGTTAAGGGATGGTGGCTTCCAGGAGACGGTGCGGAGAACCGCGGATCGGGCTATCGATGTATTTATCAGCGAGGGCGAGGCGGATTTACACTGTGATTTTTGTTTTCAATTTCCGTTGGCGGTGTTTGTTTCCCTGCTGGGCTTGCCTGCCGACGAACTGGGCCAGGTGCATCAATGGGGCAGGGATTTATGTCTTGTGGCGCACGATCCCGCAACGGGCCTGCTGGCTTCTGAGAAATTACTCAATTATTTGACACCGATCGTGCAGGCAAAACGCGAGAAGCCTGAATCCGATATGATCGGTACGCTGGTCACGGCGGAAATTGATGGTGAGCAGCTATCTGATTTTGAGGTGGTCTCTTTTCTGCGTTTGCTGGTATTGGCCGGTGCAGAAACGACCAATCACCTGTTAGGCACTGCCTGCTTCGCGATGTTGAATGATCCGCAGTTGATGGAGCGTGTTCGGATAGATCGCACGCTGGTGACCCCCCTGATTAATGAAGCCATGCGCTGGGAGTCGCCGATTAGCACGGTCATGCGCGAGGCCGCTGTAGATACTAAAATTGCAGGTGTAAGTATTCCGGCGGGCGCGTCTGTCCTCTGTCATATCGGAGCTGCCAATAGAGATGAGCGGCAGTTCACGCATCCGGATTTGTTTGATATCGATCGTGCTGACAACGAGCACATAAGCTTCGGATACGGACCTCATTACTGTGCGGGTTCGCATCTTGCGAAACTGGAGGCCGAAGTGGCGCTCAACGCTATTCTAGATCGCCTGCACAATCTAAGGGTCGCGCCAGGTGGGTCTTCTCGTATGATCGGCTTTTCCTTTCGCGGTCCAGACAGTCTGCCTGTGATTTTTGATCACGCCGAGGCGAGTTGCTGA
- a CDS encoding sterol desaturase family protein, producing the protein MESMTPQSLPLADVLPFFLLALLVYGIAELIYMQRVQKSARLGEYGMSVKGMGFTLTIGVLVELLVGPFNKLLLALWGANFSLIDAGMSPLGWVYGFVIYELCYWFQHWAAHKVRLLWCLHSPHHAPGAINMFVGFNHSFLETLFYMPFLLGFLPAVLGVHPAVIAVLAFIDVVWGNILHISDKVVSRRWGPLEKFMQTPSYHRVHHAQNIRYMDTNYNSITLFGDWLMNTLQPLDKNEPVKFGITREVDTSSFTDVHFGEFGLLWRDLRCARNLRDIAGYLFRAPGWRPNGRQDTVAAQKGRSQIST; encoded by the coding sequence ATGGAAAGCATGACACCTCAAAGCCTGCCTCTGGCTGATGTACTGCCCTTCTTCCTTCTGGCATTACTCGTTTATGGCATTGCAGAACTGATCTACATGCAACGAGTGCAAAAAAGCGCGAGACTCGGAGAGTACGGCATGTCCGTCAAGGGCATGGGGTTTACGCTGACAATCGGGGTTCTTGTAGAGCTGCTGGTCGGCCCATTCAATAAATTGTTGTTGGCCCTGTGGGGAGCCAATTTCAGTCTGATAGATGCGGGGATGTCACCACTCGGCTGGGTGTATGGCTTTGTAATCTATGAACTGTGTTATTGGTTTCAGCACTGGGCCGCACACAAGGTCAGACTGCTATGGTGCCTGCATTCGCCGCACCACGCCCCGGGAGCTATCAATATGTTTGTCGGATTCAACCACTCTTTTCTTGAGACTCTGTTTTACATGCCATTCTTACTGGGCTTTTTGCCCGCTGTGCTGGGCGTGCACCCCGCGGTTATCGCCGTTCTCGCATTCATTGATGTGGTCTGGGGAAATATTTTGCACATCAGTGACAAAGTGGTCAGCAGGCGCTGGGGGCCGCTGGAAAAGTTCATGCAAACGCCCTCCTATCATCGGGTGCATCATGCACAGAATATTCGCTATATGGATACCAACTACAACTCCATTACCCTTTTTGGCGACTGGCTCATGAACACCCTGCAACCGCTTGATAAAAACGAGCCAGTGAAATTCGGCATTACACGCGAGGTCGACACCAGTAGCTTCACTGATGTTCATTTTGGTGAGTTTGGGCTACTTTGGCGAGACCTTCGCTGTGCACGCAATCTGCGCGACATTGCAGGGTATCTGTTCCGGGCGCCGGGTTGGCGTCCAAATGGGCGACAGGATACCGTAGCGGCTCAAAAAGGAAGGTCGCAGATAAGCACCTAG
- a CDS encoding sterol desaturase family protein → MQELWTEYYELLAGTSFVLFLAYFSLLLSWPFFLLLEKLTPVNRHTPRSNFFFNWKITGSNLLLAPVFNALVILLTLALVDTLGLPKLGVTTASMSIGLPVVDTLLQGMLIFVTACFLGDFSYYWWHRAQHQIPVLWEIHKLHHSDEHLNTTTIYRSHFLEPAGQALVRGLTIGLIFDISETPQTAIAIVAGGLLPVLWDYFIHANVRIDALNRVLPFFSVPQFHWIHHSREPEHQDKNFSIWLPLFDIAFGSYYRPRRDEYPATGLSSGEKIQTLWEAQAGPLLAWKSMLKNRRTRPAKERQADGRNA, encoded by the coding sequence ATGCAGGAGCTGTGGACAGAGTACTACGAACTATTGGCTGGCACGTCTTTCGTGCTTTTTCTTGCCTATTTTTCACTACTACTTAGCTGGCCTTTTTTTCTATTACTGGAAAAGCTTACACCGGTTAACCGACACACGCCTCGCAGTAACTTTTTTTTCAATTGGAAAATTACCGGCAGCAACCTGCTGCTGGCCCCTGTATTCAACGCACTGGTCATCCTGCTGACTCTTGCGCTTGTCGACACCCTGGGTCTACCGAAACTTGGCGTCACTACTGCCAGCATGTCGATCGGCCTTCCTGTCGTCGACACACTACTGCAAGGTATGCTTATCTTCGTCACGGCGTGCTTTCTCGGTGACTTCTCTTATTATTGGTGGCACAGAGCCCAGCACCAGATTCCCGTATTGTGGGAAATACACAAGCTGCATCACAGCGACGAACATCTGAATACCACCACCATCTATCGATCGCATTTTCTGGAACCTGCGGGGCAGGCTCTCGTACGAGGACTCACAATAGGCCTTATTTTCGATATCAGCGAGACGCCACAAACCGCTATCGCTATCGTAGCCGGAGGCCTTCTACCTGTACTATGGGATTACTTTATCCATGCCAACGTGCGCATTGACGCACTGAACCGTGTATTGCCTTTTTTTTCCGTGCCGCAATTTCATTGGATACACCACTCCCGGGAACCAGAACATCAGGACAAGAATTTCTCCATCTGGCTTCCCTTGTTCGATATCGCGTTTGGCAGTTACTATCGGCCCCGGCGTGACGAATATCCCGCAACAGGCCTGAGTAGCGGTGAAAAAATACAAACTCTTTGGGAAGCTCAGGCCGG